GGAAGCCAATACTGCCCTACTTCGACAAAATCATCGCCGGTACCTGGTTCCAACTAACCGGTCACCCGTTCCTGTTCAGATTCATCCTCAACGACGGGCACTATCTATCGTTTAACTACAAGGCAAAGACCCTGACTTACAAACCCTTCGGGGATTATCAACTTGGCGCGCTGAAACCGTACAAGGACCGCATCATCACGGCAGCGCAAAATGACCGGACTTTCGCCGACAGCTACTGGTACATTTTCCTGACCGATAACCAATACCTGACTTACAACATTCAGTCCGACCGTCTGGTCGCCGGACCGAAAACCATCAATGACCAGAACTGGCCCGGACTGCTGCGAGGCTGATTGGCCGAAGCCCGGAGGGCCTTGTAGGATACGGTTAATTATCGGTTAATCGCCGCTGCCCATTCTGCATCCCATCTGCACAGGGACAAGGCTCCTCCATGCGTCATTTTTTTCTTTTGTTTGCCCTACTGATTTCCAGCCTGGCACAGGCTGGAAACAATCCGTTTGAGACAAAACCGGAATTTCTGCCGGTCGACCAGGCATTCGTACTCACCTCCGAACGCCTGGAATCCGGTGAAACCCAGCTGTTCTGGCAAATCACCGACGGCTATTACCTGTATCAGAAACGCCTGAAACTCGACGGACTGAGCGCAGCACAGCAGCCTGCGCTGCCTGAAGGCGAATCCCACAGCGACGAGTTTTTCGGTGAGCAACCGGTCTATCGCCAAGGGCTGGAAGTGAAAATCCCGGCAACCGCCACAGGCCAGATCAAAGTCAGCTATCAGGGCTGTGCCGATGCCGGCCTGTGCTACCCGCCGCAAACCCGGGTCATCGATCTGGGCGGCAAAGCCGCAGTGGCTGCAAGCGCAGAAGCACCGGATCAGGCGTTGGCCAGTAGCCTGCAACAACGGGCGCTGGGCTGGAGTCTGCTGGTGTTTTTCGGCCTCGGTCTGTTGCTGGCGTTCACCCCGTGCACCTTACCCATGCTGCCGATTCTGGCCGGCATGGTAGTCGGCAGTGGTGCCACCCCGCGTCGCGGTTTCGCGCTGGCCGGCAGTTACGTGATTTGCATGGCGCTGGTGTATGCGGCGATGGGCGTGATCGCTGCGCTGCTCGGCGCGAATCTGCAGGCGTGGTTGCAGAACCCTTGGCTGCTCGGCACGTTCGCCGCAATCTTTGTGGTGCTGGCCTTGCCGATGTTCGGTTTCTTTGAACTGCAATTGCCGGTGGCCCTGCGTGATCGTCTTGAACATGCCTCGCGCAGTCGCAGCGGTGGCAGCCTGATCGGCGCCGGGGTGCTCGGTGCGTTGTCCGGTCTGCTGGTCGGGCCTTGCATGACCGCGCCGCTGGCGGGAGCGTTGCTGTATATCGCGCAGAGCGGCAACGCGCTGCACGGCGGTTTGATTCTGTTTTCGCTGGGCATCGGCATTGGTGTGCCATTGTTGTTGCTGGTGACCGTGGGCAATCGCTTCCTGCCCAAGCCCGGCGCCTGGATGAATCTGCTCAAAGGCGTGTTCGGTTTCCTCTTTCTCGCCACGGCGCTGTTGATGTTGCGTCCGGTGCTGGATGCTTCGTTGTGGCTGGGCCTGTGCGGCGCACTGCTGTTGATCGCCGCGTTCTGTGCCTGGAAACAATCCGAAGGTTTTGGCCGCGTCGCGCAGTTGTTCGGCGCCAGCTCGCTGTTGCTCGGGCTGTGGGGCAGTTTGCTGGTGATTGGTGCGGCAGGCGGCAGCGATGATCCGTATCAGCCTTTGCAGGTCTACAGCGCCGGCCGCGCCAGCGCAGCGCAGCCATCGGCTCATGACGCGTTCACCACGATCAAGGAGCCGGCGGCGCTGCAACGCGAACTCGAGGCCGCCAAAGCTCAGGGCCAGTGGGTACTGCTCGACTACTACGCCGACTGGTGTGTCTCGTGCAAAGTCATGGAGAAGCAGGTGTTCGGCAAGGACAAGGTCATGCAGGCGTTGAGTGATGTACGCCTGCTGCGCCTTGATGTCACTGCCGACAATGCTGCCAGCCGTGAGTTGCTCAGCCGCTACAAAGTGCCGGGGCCACCGAGCTTCGTCTGGATCGGCACTGATGGCGAAGAACGCCGCAGCCAGCGCATCACCGGCGAAGTCGATGCCGAGACCTTCCTGCAACGCTGGGCCACCACCCGGGACGCCAATTAATGTTGACTCTCACCCTCGGCACTTTTGCCATCGCGCTTAATCACCTGCTGCTGATCAGTGCCCTGGCGCTGGCGACCTTTGTCGGTTGGCGGGTGGCCAAGCGTGGCGGCGATAACCCCGAGTCGGCATTGTTCAGTCTGTTTCTGCTGGGCATGCTCGCGGCGCGAATTGCCTTTGTGCTGCTGTACTGGTCGCACTATCGCAATGACCCGTGGCAGATCATTGATTTGCGTGACGGTGGTTTCCTCGCCTGGCCGGGTGTGATTGTGTTGCTGCTGGCGGCGCTGTATCGCGGCTGGCGTCGTCCAGGGCTGCGTCGTCCACTGGGCTTTGGCGTGGCCAGCGGCGTGGCGTTCTGGCTGTTGGCGACGTTGTCGTTGAACATCTATGAACAAGGCACCCGACTTCCGGACATCTCTCTGCGCAACGCGGCCGGGGAAACCATCCAGCTCAGCGACTATCAGGGCGGCCCGCTAGTGATCAATCTGTGGGCGACCTGGTGCCCGCCGTGCCGGCGCGAGATGCCAGTCCTGGAGAATGCCCAGCAACAACGTCCGGACCTGACCTTCCTGTTCGTCAATCAGGCCGAAAGCATGCAAAGCGTGGCGACATTTCTTGAGACCCAGGGCCTGAGCCTGAACAACGTGCTGTTCGATCGCAGCGGTCGGCTAGGTCAGGCCGTGGGTTCCATGGCATTGCCGACTACGCTGTTCTACAGCCCTGACGGCAGGCTGCTGAGCAGTCACCTGGGCGAGTTATCCAACGCCAGCCTGGCGCGCGCCTTGGAAAACTTCGACACCCCAACCCCGAATTCGAACCCGGCCACTGCACCGGCTACCTCTGCAAGGAAACTGCCATGCCCCGCCTCCGCCACCTGCTGACGCTGACTCTGGGCAGCGCCCTGCTGCACTTGCCGTCGGTGCAGGCCGCTGAAGAATTGCCTGCGGCGATCAAGCAGATCGAAGCCAAAGGCGCGAAAATCGTCGGTCAGTTCGATGCCCCCGATGGTTTGCGTGGTTATGCGGCGCAGTATCAGAATCGCGGCATGGCGCTGTACCTGACCCCGGATGGCAAGCATGTCATTCTCGGCAATATGTACGACGCCGACGGCAAAGACCTGAGCAGCGAGCCGCTGCAAAAAATGGTGTATGCGCCGATGGCCAAGGAAGTCTGGGCCAAGTTCGAAGCGAGCAACTGGATTCAGGACGGCAACAAGGATGCACCGCGCACCGTGTACCTGTTCAGCGATCCGAACTGCCCTTACTGCAACATGTTCTGGGAACAGGCGCGGCCGTGGGTGAAATCCGGCAAGGTGCAATTGCGGCACATCATGGTCGGGATCATCCGCGAGGACAGCCCGGGTAAATCGGCAGCGCTGCTGGCGGCGAAAGATCCGGCCAAGGCCCTGGAAGATCACGAAAAGGCTGGCAAGGGCAGTTCGCTAAAAGCGCTGAAAGATATTCCAGCGGCTGTGCAGACCAAATTGGCGGCGAACATGCAGTTGATGGAAGACCTGGAATTGCAGGCGACGCCGGCAATCTTCTATATGGATGACAAAGGCGAGTTGCAACAGCAGCAAGGCGCGCCTTCGCCGGACAAGTTGGCGAAGATTCTCGGGCCTAAATAAGCAAAATCAAAAGATCGCAGCCTGCGGCAGCTCCTACATGGAGCGCGTTTTCTGTAGGAGCTGCCGCAGGCTGCGATCTTTTCAACGGCGGTCAGCCAGAAAGGTAAACAGCTCCTCGGTGACAAACTGCGGATTCTCCAGATTGGAGATATGCCCCGCTTCCGGCACCAGTACCCACGGGCAACCGATCAACTCCGCCATTTCCTTTGCTTCCGACGGTGGTCGCGGCTTGTCCTGGTCGCCGCACATGACCAGCGTGGTCGCCGCATTCAACTTGCCCAGACGTGGCAACAAATCATC
This region of Pseudomonas sp. R84 genomic DNA includes:
- a CDS encoding TlpA disulfide reductase family protein; the encoded protein is MLTLTLGTFAIALNHLLLISALALATFVGWRVAKRGGDNPESALFSLFLLGMLAARIAFVLLYWSHYRNDPWQIIDLRDGGFLAWPGVIVLLLAALYRGWRRPGLRRPLGFGVASGVAFWLLATLSLNIYEQGTRLPDISLRNAAGETIQLSDYQGGPLVINLWATWCPPCRREMPVLENAQQQRPDLTFLFVNQAESMQSVATFLETQGLSLNNVLFDRSGRLGQAVGSMALPTTLFYSPDGRLLSSHLGELSNASLARALENFDTPTPNSNPATAPATSARKLPCPASATC
- the dsbG gene encoding thiol:disulfide interchange protein DsbG — encoded protein: MPRLRHLLTLTLGSALLHLPSVQAAEELPAAIKQIEAKGAKIVGQFDAPDGLRGYAAQYQNRGMALYLTPDGKHVILGNMYDADGKDLSSEPLQKMVYAPMAKEVWAKFEASNWIQDGNKDAPRTVYLFSDPNCPYCNMFWEQARPWVKSGKVQLRHIMVGIIREDSPGKSAALLAAKDPAKALEDHEKAGKGSSLKALKDIPAAVQTKLAANMQLMEDLELQATPAIFYMDDKGELQQQQGAPSPDKLAKILGPK
- the dsbD gene encoding protein-disulfide reductase DsbD; this encodes MRHFFLLFALLISSLAQAGNNPFETKPEFLPVDQAFVLTSERLESGETQLFWQITDGYYLYQKRLKLDGLSAAQQPALPEGESHSDEFFGEQPVYRQGLEVKIPATATGQIKVSYQGCADAGLCYPPQTRVIDLGGKAAVAASAEAPDQALASSLQQRALGWSLLVFFGLGLLLAFTPCTLPMLPILAGMVVGSGATPRRGFALAGSYVICMALVYAAMGVIAALLGANLQAWLQNPWLLGTFAAIFVVLALPMFGFFELQLPVALRDRLEHASRSRSGGSLIGAGVLGALSGLLVGPCMTAPLAGALLYIAQSGNALHGGLILFSLGIGIGVPLLLLVTVGNRFLPKPGAWMNLLKGVFGFLFLATALLMLRPVLDASLWLGLCGALLLIAAFCAWKQSEGFGRVAQLFGASSLLLGLWGSLLVIGAAGGSDDPYQPLQVYSAGRASAAQPSAHDAFTTIKEPAALQRELEAAKAQGQWVLLDYYADWCVSCKVMEKQVFGKDKVMQALSDVRLLRLDVTADNAASRELLSRYKVPGPPSFVWIGTDGEERRSQRITGEVDAETFLQRWATTRDAN